One region of Mucilaginibacter sp. 14171R-50 genomic DNA includes:
- a CDS encoding LptF/LptG family permease — MRAFLHRYLTVIDRYIIKKYLGTFVFTLGIFMVISVVFDISEHLDNFLGDDVSVNDIVFTYYAGFIPFYLMLLSPLINFLAVIFFTAKMANQTEIVPILTSKASFYRFLRPYVLSAGLIFTVSLFANVYLLPFTNKLKITFEGAHFFKNDDPSKQEVHIQLDKRTFVYLQTYDPDVQTGYNFTLEKFDGDELKEKLTATSIKYDSLKNRWTIIMPTIRYVNGLKEVFKQNLPSIDTVLDMRPIDFEAHDNVASNIYSAMSLTALNKGIEKEKTRGTGVITDMKFEKYRRFVEPLSSFVLTCIGVAIASRKVRGGVGLPLGIGIFICFTYIVVNKFALVFAIKGGFPPLMAVLMPNLIFGTLGYILLAKAPK; from the coding sequence ATGAGAGCATTCTTACACCGATATTTAACTGTAATTGACAGGTATATCATCAAAAAATACCTGGGCACCTTTGTGTTTACATTGGGGATTTTTATGGTGATATCGGTTGTGTTTGATATATCCGAGCATCTTGATAATTTTTTGGGCGACGACGTATCGGTAAACGATATTGTTTTTACTTATTACGCCGGGTTTATCCCCTTTTATTTGATGCTGCTTTCGCCGCTCATTAACTTTTTAGCGGTTATTTTTTTTACTGCTAAAATGGCCAATCAAACAGAGATCGTGCCTATTTTAACAAGCAAAGCCAGCTTTTATCGCTTTTTGCGGCCCTATGTGTTATCTGCCGGGCTAATATTTACCGTTTCCTTGTTCGCAAATGTTTACCTGCTGCCCTTTACCAATAAGCTAAAGATCACGTTTGAAGGCGCTCATTTCTTTAAAAACGACGACCCCTCAAAACAAGAAGTACACATTCAGCTTGATAAACGCACCTTTGTTTACCTGCAAACGTATGACCCGGATGTGCAAACTGGTTATAACTTTACACTTGAAAAATTTGATGGCGACGAACTAAAAGAGAAGCTAACCGCTACCAGTATCAAGTACGATTCGCTTAAAAACCGATGGACCATCATCATGCCAACCATACGATATGTAAACGGTTTAAAAGAAGTTTTTAAGCAAAACCTGCCCTCTATCGATACCGTTTTAGACATGCGCCCGATTGATTTTGAAGCGCATGATAATGTAGCCAGCAATATCTACAGCGCTATGTCTTTAACCGCTTTAAACAAGGGTATCGAAAAAGAAAAGACACGCGGCACCGGCGTAATTACCGATATGAAATTTGAAAAATACCGCCGCTTTGTGGAGCCGTTATCTTCGTTTGTACTCACCTGTATCGGGGTCGCCATAGCGTCAAGAAAAGTGCGCGGTGGCGTTGGTTTGCCTTTAGGCATCGGTATTTTTATATGCTTCACCTATATTGTAGTGAATAAATTCGCCCTCGTATTTGCCATAAAGGGGGGCTTTCCGCCGCTTATGGCAGTGCTGATGCCCAACCTGATATTTGGCACACTGGGCTACATTCTTCTTGCTAAAGCACCAAAATAA
- a CDS encoding DMT family transporter → MTVLNNNAGINKNLLILHFTVFVWGFTGILGQLISISAVNLVWYRVLIASLSLFLYFKFNKTAFKVTAKTALKLLLTGALVGGHWILFFASIKLSTVPVTLVCLSSITLFTAIFEPLINKKRISRMEILAGILIIAGIILIFKFETQYTKGIIAGLISAVLASLFAIINSHQVKHHQAPVIAFYELSGALLWITIYLFTTAGTAGFLIPKAADLGYLLLLGTVCTSLAYVAGVSVMRELSAFRVALITNLEPVYGIIMAFLFFGDMNKMSLGFWVGSVIILSTIFLFPVAQKQVAKRRKL, encoded by the coding sequence ATGACTGTTTTAAACAATAATGCAGGCATAAACAAGAACCTTTTAATACTGCATTTCACCGTTTTTGTATGGGGGTTTACCGGAATTTTAGGTCAACTTATTTCTATTTCAGCAGTAAATTTGGTGTGGTACAGGGTGCTTATAGCAAGCTTGTCGTTATTTTTGTACTTCAAATTTAACAAAACTGCGTTCAAAGTTACCGCCAAAACCGCGCTAAAATTACTGCTTACGGGTGCTTTAGTGGGCGGGCATTGGATACTTTTCTTTGCTTCTATTAAGCTTTCAACGGTGCCGGTAACCTTGGTATGCCTCTCTTCCATCACGCTTTTTACGGCGATTTTTGAGCCGCTAATTAATAAAAAGCGCATCTCAAGAATGGAGATTTTGGCCGGCATTTTGATCATAGCGGGTATCATATTAATTTTCAAATTCGAAACACAATACACTAAGGGTATAATTGCCGGGCTAATCAGCGCTGTGCTTGCAAGCCTTTTTGCCATCATCAACAGCCACCAGGTAAAGCATCATCAGGCGCCTGTTATCGCTTTTTATGAGCTGTCTGGCGCGCTGCTCTGGATCACTATCTACCTTTTTACCACCGCAGGCACCGCCGGTTTTTTGATACCGAAAGCTGCTGATCTGGGATATTTATTATTGCTGGGCACTGTGTGTACATCGCTTGCGTACGTCGCGGGCGTATCGGTAATGCGCGAGCTTTCGGCCTTTCGCGTAGCCCTTATAACCAATCTCGAACCGGTGTATGGAATAATTATGGCCTTCCTTTTTTTCGGTGATATGAACAAAATGTCGCTTGGTTTTTGGGTAGGTTCGGTTATTATACTGTCTACTATCTTCCTTTTTCCTGTGGCTCAAAAGCAGGTTGCTAAACGCCGTAAATTGTAA